The Xenopus laevis strain J_2021 chromosome 5L, Xenopus_laevis_v10.1, whole genome shotgun sequence genome has a segment encoding these proteins:
- the LOC108717134 gene encoding sex hormone-binding globulin, producing the protein MRTLGWVTLPLALSLLSCPALVVTSLLPMLSLDSPLHEQLAQKVTCSAGKPTRSSDSLFLGSGDEQHILHMEFQFSELTSNQSSFAIRTFDPEGIIFYGDVGKNNWFVLGIRERKLEVQMNNDNGQMLLSKWGPDISDGKWRKVTVDSGSNTVEVRVDGELVVKLIHHVSSQPSAQIPSMLRIILGNLPAGTKDQLIKPIQPALDGCMRNWAWVKKDAHVLEVALNADENRRCFEQEEPGTFFPPNGYAVFKPEVLHTVDIETWGLSIKLLFRVVENGGILLLLHDGSKVAALTVALDCQKKALIVTLEGNLIHSESLPEDVCSGHWEIREVHIKTNEIQANQTKYSVLWDINPVALKALKDVWLDPAAQLFVGGIPDDFTKAGPYFSGCLQVTVQGQAVSLDSAQYNHPHVRSHSCPQGTEIKPCSGNEP; encoded by the exons ATGAGGACTTTAGGTTGGGTGACACTGCCTCTAGCCCTGTCTCTGCTTTCCTGCCCAGCCTTGGTAGTCACCTCTCTTCTCCCTATGCTGAGCCTGGATTCTCCACTCCATGAGCAACTGGCCCAG AAAGTGACCTGTTCTGCTGGAAAACCGACTAGGTCCTCAGACAGCCTGTTCCTGGGCAGTGGAGATGAGCAGCACATTCTGCATATGGAATTCCAGTTCTCCGAGTTAACAAG TAACCAGTCTTCTTTTGCTATTCGGACCTTTGACCCAGAAGGGATTATTTTCTACGGGGATGTAGGGAAGAATAATTGGTTTGTGCTTGGAATCCGGGAGCGAAAACTGGAAGTTCAAATGAACAACGACAATGGGCAGATGTTGCTGTCTAAGTGGGGACCAGACATCAGTGATGGCAAATGGAGGAAG GTAACTGTGGACAGCGGTAGCAATACTGTTGAGGTGAGGGTGGATGGAGAACTTGTGGTGAAGTTAATCCATCATGTGAGCTCTCAGCCTAGTGCTCAGATCCCTTCCATGCTCAGAATTATCCTGGGAAACCTGCCAGCAGGCACTAAGGATCAGCTCATTAAACCG ATACAACCTGCTTTGGATGGGTGTATGCGCAACTGGGCCTGGGTAAAGAAAGATGCACACGTTTTGGAGGTTGCTTTAAATGCTGATGAGAACCGACGCTGCTTTGAACAGGAAGAGCCAGGAACTTTCTTCCCTCCCAATGGTTATGCTGTTTTTAAACCTGAAG TGCTTCACACAGTAGACATTGAAACATGGGGACTGTCAATCAAGCTGCTGTTCCGAGTGGTTGAAAATGGCGGAATTCTGCTCTTATTACATGATGGGAGCAAGGTTGCAGCCCTAACGGTGGCACTGGACTGTCAGAAGAAG GCTCTCATTGTCACTCTTGAAGGTAATTTGATACATTCTGAGTCACTTCCGGAAGACGTGTGCTCAGGACACTGGGAGATCAGAGAGGTCCATATAAAAACGAATGAGATACAAGCAAATCAAACCAAGTATTCCGTATTATGGGACATCAACCCAGTGGCCCTCAAAGCTCTAAAAGATGTTTGGCTGGACCCGGCTGCTCAGCTTTTTGTTGGAGGCATCCCAG ACGATTTCACTAAGGCCGGACCTTACTTCTCTGGGTGCCTGCAGGTAACTGTGCAAGGGCAAGCTGTAAGCCTGGACTCAGCGCAGTACAACCACCCTCACGTCCGCAGTCACAGCTGCCCCCAAGGGACAGAGATAAAACCTTGCTCCGGGAATGAACCCTAG